Part of the Gramella sp. Hel_I_59 genome, GATATTTACGATGAAAGACTAAATGCTTCTAATGCCCGCCAACTAATCGCCAATTACGACCTGATCATTGACGGGACCGATAATTTTGAAACCAAGTACCTGATAAACGATGCCTGCTTACTGGAAGACAAACCTTGGATCTATGCTTCGGTTTATAAACATGAAGGTCAGTGTTCTGTTTTTAATTATCAAGGCGGACCAAGTTATCGATGTCTTTTTCCGAAGATAGCGCGTGAAAATATAAGTTGTGAAATTACGGGAACCCTTGGCATGTTACCTGGGATTTTCGGAATGTACCAGGCCATGGAAGCTGTGAAAATCATCCTGGGAACCGGAACGATATTATCTGGAAAACTTAAAATTCAGAATTTGATGCTTCAGCAGGATCAACTTATTGAGATAAAAAAACGACCGGAGCAGATCACAATGATACTGGAAAAAGGTATTCAAAGTATGGCCACTAACTGTGTTTTAAAAGATACAGATCAGTTTTACCTGGATGTTCGAGAATCGCATGAAGAGCCGTTGATCGAATCTAAAAATGTACTTAGAATCCCACTTCAGCAATTGGAGAAACGTGTGGAAGAGATTCCTAAGAATAAAGAAATACAGGTCTTTT contains:
- a CDS encoding HesA/MoeB/ThiF family protein — protein: MRYDRQITLEDIGISGQEKLQNASILIIGMGGLGCPAATYLAGAGIGRLGLLDHDSVSITNLHRQTLYAQADTGRKKVEVAAEKLQALNSDVYLDIYDERLNASNARQLIANYDLIIDGTDNFETKYLINDACLLEDKPWIYASVYKHEGQCSVFNYQGGPSYRCLFPKIARENISCEITGTLGMLPGIFGMYQAMEAVKIILGTGTILSGKLKIQNLMLQQDQLIEIKKRPEQITMILEKGIQSMATNCVLKDTDQFYLDVRESHEEPLIESKNVLRIPLQQLEKRVEEIPKNKEIQVFCQSGIRSLRAKELLENKFHFGNLKNVSGGVQTIING